The proteins below are encoded in one region of Mus caroli chromosome 10, CAROLI_EIJ_v1.1, whole genome shotgun sequence:
- the Sirt6 gene encoding NAD-dependent protein deacetylase sirtuin-6 isoform X2: protein MSVNYAAGLSPYADKGKCGLPEIFDPPEELERKVWELARLMWQSSSVVFHTGAGISTASGIPDFRGPHGVWTMEERGLAPKFDTTFENARPSKTHMALVQLERMGFLSFLVSQNVDGLHVRSGFPRDKLAELHGNMFVEECPKCKTQYVRDTVVGTMGLKATGRLCTVAKARGLRACRGELRDTILDWEDSLPDRDLMLADEASRTADLSVTLGTSLQIRPSGNLPLATKRRGGRLVIVNLQPTKHDRQADLRIHGYVDEVMCKLMKHLGLEIPAWDGPCVLDKALPPLPRPVALKAEPPVHLNGAVHVSYKPKPNSPILHRPPKRVKTEAAPS from the exons ATGTCGGTGAATTATGCAGCAGGGTTGTCGCCTTACGCGGATAAGGGCAAGTGCGGGCTGCCCGAG ATCTTCGACCCACCAGAGGAGCTGGAACGCAAGGTGTGGGAGCTGGCCCGGCTAATGTGGCAGTCCTCCAGCGTGGTTTTCCACACGGGCGCCGGCATCAGCACCGCCTCTGGCATCCCCGACTTCAG GGGCCCCCATGGCGTGTGGACCATGGAGGAACGCGGCCTGGCCCCCAAGTTTGACACCACCTTCGAGAATGCTCGGCCCTCGAAGACCCACATGGCCCTGGTTCAGCTGGAACGCATGggcttcctcagcttcctggtcAGCCAGAACGTAGACGGGCTGCACGTGCGCTCAGGCTTCCCCAG GGACAAGCTGGCAGAGCTGCACGGAAACATGTTTGTAGAGGAATGTCCCAAGTGTAAGAC GCAGTACGTCAGAGACACGGTTGTGGGCACCATGGGCCTCAAGGCCACAGGCCGGCTCTGCACCGTGGCCAAGGCCAGGGGACTTCGGGCCTGTAG GGGGGAGCTGAGAGACACCATTCTGGACTGGGAGGACTCATTGCCTGACCGGGACCTGATGCTCGCTGATGAGGCCAGCAG GACCGCAGACCTGTCTGTCACCCTGGGTACCTCGCTGCAGATCCGCCCCAGTGGGAACCTGCCCCTTGCCACTAAGCGCCGCGGAGGCCGTCTGGTCATTGTCAACCTGCAACCCACAAAACAT GACCGCCAGGCTGACCTGCGCATCCACGGCTACGTGGATGAGGTGATGTGCAAACTCATGAAGCATCTGGGGCTGGAGATTCCCGCCTGGGATGGACCCTGCGTGCTAGACAAAGCCCTGCCACCACTGCCGCGCCCAGTAGCACTCAAGGCTGAGCCTCCCGTGCATCTCAATGGTGCAGTGCATGTTTCGTATAAGCCCAAGCCCAACAGCCCTATACTCCACAGGCCCCCCAAAAGAGTGAAGACCGAGGCTGCCCCCAGCTGA
- the Sirt6 gene encoding NAD-dependent protein deacetylase sirtuin-6 isoform X4, producing the protein MWQSSSVVFHTGAGISTASGIPDFRGPHGVWTMEERGLAPKFDTTFENARPSKTHMALVQLERMGFLSFLVSQNVDGLHVRSGFPRDKLAELHGNMFVEECPKCKTQYVRDTVVGTMGLKATGRLCTVAKARGLRACRGELRDTILDWEDSLPDRDLMLADEASRTADLSVTLGTSLQIRPSGNLPLATKRRGGRLVIVNLQPTKHDRQADLRIHGYVDEVMCKLMKHLGLEIPAWDGPCVLDKALPPLPRPVALKAEPPVHLNGAVHVSYKPKPNSPILHRPPKRVKTEAAPS; encoded by the exons ATGTGGCAGTCCTCCAGCGTGGTTTTCCACACGGGCGCCGGCATCAGCACCGCCTCTGGCATCCCCGACTTCAG GGGCCCCCATGGCGTGTGGACCATGGAGGAACGCGGCCTGGCCCCCAAGTTTGACACCACCTTCGAGAATGCTCGGCCCTCGAAGACCCACATGGCCCTGGTTCAGCTGGAACGCATGggcttcctcagcttcctggtcAGCCAGAACGTAGACGGGCTGCACGTGCGCTCAGGCTTCCCCAG GGACAAGCTGGCAGAGCTGCACGGAAACATGTTTGTAGAGGAATGTCCCAAGTGTAAGAC GCAGTACGTCAGAGACACGGTTGTGGGCACCATGGGCCTCAAGGCCACAGGCCGGCTCTGCACCGTGGCCAAGGCCAGGGGACTTCGGGCCTGTAG GGGGGAGCTGAGAGACACCATTCTGGACTGGGAGGACTCATTGCCTGACCGGGACCTGATGCTCGCTGATGAGGCCAGCAG GACCGCAGACCTGTCTGTCACCCTGGGTACCTCGCTGCAGATCCGCCCCAGTGGGAACCTGCCCCTTGCCACTAAGCGCCGCGGAGGCCGTCTGGTCATTGTCAACCTGCAACCCACAAAACAT GACCGCCAGGCTGACCTGCGCATCCACGGCTACGTGGATGAGGTGATGTGCAAACTCATGAAGCATCTGGGGCTGGAGATTCCCGCCTGGGATGGACCCTGCGTGCTAGACAAAGCCCTGCCACCACTGCCGCGCCCAGTAGCACTCAAGGCTGAGCCTCCCGTGCATCTCAATGGTGCAGTGCATGTTTCGTATAAGCCCAAGCCCAACAGCCCTATACTCCACAGGCCCCCCAAAAGAGTGAAGACCGAGGCTGCCCCCAGCTGA
- the Sirt6 gene encoding NAD-dependent protein deacetylase sirtuin-6 isoform X1: MTSVGRSRGPQPDQDKGVAACRNSTLGRGLGVCKGPGIFDPPEELERKVWELARLMWQSSSVVFHTGAGISTASGIPDFRGPHGVWTMEERGLAPKFDTTFENARPSKTHMALVQLERMGFLSFLVSQNVDGLHVRSGFPRDKLAELHGNMFVEECPKCKTQYVRDTVVGTMGLKATGRLCTVAKARGLRACRGELRDTILDWEDSLPDRDLMLADEASRTADLSVTLGTSLQIRPSGNLPLATKRRGGRLVIVNLQPTKHDRQADLRIHGYVDEVMCKLMKHLGLEIPAWDGPCVLDKALPPLPRPVALKAEPPVHLNGAVHVSYKPKPNSPILHRPPKRVKTEAAPS, translated from the exons ATGACCTCAGTGGGGAGGTCACGTGGGCCACAACCGGACCAGGACAAAGGAGTGGCTGCCTGCAGGAACAGCACTCTGGGAAGAGGGCTCGGagtgtgcaaaggccctggg ATCTTCGACCCACCAGAGGAGCTGGAACGCAAGGTGTGGGAGCTGGCCCGGCTAATGTGGCAGTCCTCCAGCGTGGTTTTCCACACGGGCGCCGGCATCAGCACCGCCTCTGGCATCCCCGACTTCAG GGGCCCCCATGGCGTGTGGACCATGGAGGAACGCGGCCTGGCCCCCAAGTTTGACACCACCTTCGAGAATGCTCGGCCCTCGAAGACCCACATGGCCCTGGTTCAGCTGGAACGCATGggcttcctcagcttcctggtcAGCCAGAACGTAGACGGGCTGCACGTGCGCTCAGGCTTCCCCAG GGACAAGCTGGCAGAGCTGCACGGAAACATGTTTGTAGAGGAATGTCCCAAGTGTAAGAC GCAGTACGTCAGAGACACGGTTGTGGGCACCATGGGCCTCAAGGCCACAGGCCGGCTCTGCACCGTGGCCAAGGCCAGGGGACTTCGGGCCTGTAG GGGGGAGCTGAGAGACACCATTCTGGACTGGGAGGACTCATTGCCTGACCGGGACCTGATGCTCGCTGATGAGGCCAGCAG GACCGCAGACCTGTCTGTCACCCTGGGTACCTCGCTGCAGATCCGCCCCAGTGGGAACCTGCCCCTTGCCACTAAGCGCCGCGGAGGCCGTCTGGTCATTGTCAACCTGCAACCCACAAAACAT GACCGCCAGGCTGACCTGCGCATCCACGGCTACGTGGATGAGGTGATGTGCAAACTCATGAAGCATCTGGGGCTGGAGATTCCCGCCTGGGATGGACCCTGCGTGCTAGACAAAGCCCTGCCACCACTGCCGCGCCCAGTAGCACTCAAGGCTGAGCCTCCCGTGCATCTCAATGGTGCAGTGCATGTTTCGTATAAGCCCAAGCCCAACAGCCCTATACTCCACAGGCCCCCCAAAAGAGTGAAGACCGAGGCTGCCCCCAGCTGA
- the Sirt6 gene encoding NAD-dependent protein deacetylase sirtuin-6 isoform X6 gives MACGPWRNAAWPPSLTPPSRMLGPRRPTWPWFSWNAWASSASWDKLAELHGNMFVEECPKCKTQYVRDTVVGTMGLKATGRLCTVAKARGLRACRGELRDTILDWEDSLPDRDLMLADEASRTADLSVTLGTSLQIRPSGNLPLATKRRGGRLVIVNLQPTKHDRQADLRIHGYVDEVMCKLMKHLGLEIPAWDGPCVLDKALPPLPRPVALKAEPPVHLNGAVHVSYKPKPNSPILHRPPKRVKTEAAPS, from the exons ATGGCGTGTGGACCATGGAGGAACGCGGCCTGGCCCCCAAGTTTGACACCACCTTCGAGAATGCTCGGCCCTCGAAGACCCACATGGCCCTGGTTCAGCTGGAACGCATGggcttcctcagcttcctg GGACAAGCTGGCAGAGCTGCACGGAAACATGTTTGTAGAGGAATGTCCCAAGTGTAAGAC GCAGTACGTCAGAGACACGGTTGTGGGCACCATGGGCCTCAAGGCCACAGGCCGGCTCTGCACCGTGGCCAAGGCCAGGGGACTTCGGGCCTGTAG GGGGGAGCTGAGAGACACCATTCTGGACTGGGAGGACTCATTGCCTGACCGGGACCTGATGCTCGCTGATGAGGCCAGCAG GACCGCAGACCTGTCTGTCACCCTGGGTACCTCGCTGCAGATCCGCCCCAGTGGGAACCTGCCCCTTGCCACTAAGCGCCGCGGAGGCCGTCTGGTCATTGTCAACCTGCAACCCACAAAACAT GACCGCCAGGCTGACCTGCGCATCCACGGCTACGTGGATGAGGTGATGTGCAAACTCATGAAGCATCTGGGGCTGGAGATTCCCGCCTGGGATGGACCCTGCGTGCTAGACAAAGCCCTGCCACCACTGCCGCGCCCAGTAGCACTCAAGGCTGAGCCTCCCGTGCATCTCAATGGTGCAGTGCATGTTTCGTATAAGCCCAAGCCCAACAGCCCTATACTCCACAGGCCCCCCAAAAGAGTGAAGACCGAGGCTGCCCCCAGCTGA
- the Sirt6 gene encoding NAD-dependent protein deacetylase sirtuin-6 isoform X5 codes for MEERGLAPKFDTTFENARPSKTHMALVQLERMGFLSFLVSQNVDGLHVRSGFPRDKLAELHGNMFVEECPKCKTQYVRDTVVGTMGLKATGRLCTVAKARGLRACRGELRDTILDWEDSLPDRDLMLADEASRTADLSVTLGTSLQIRPSGNLPLATKRRGGRLVIVNLQPTKHDRQADLRIHGYVDEVMCKLMKHLGLEIPAWDGPCVLDKALPPLPRPVALKAEPPVHLNGAVHVSYKPKPNSPILHRPPKRVKTEAAPS; via the exons ATGGAGGAACGCGGCCTGGCCCCCAAGTTTGACACCACCTTCGAGAATGCTCGGCCCTCGAAGACCCACATGGCCCTGGTTCAGCTGGAACGCATGggcttcctcagcttcctggtcAGCCAGAACGTAGACGGGCTGCACGTGCGCTCAGGCTTCCCCAG GGACAAGCTGGCAGAGCTGCACGGAAACATGTTTGTAGAGGAATGTCCCAAGTGTAAGAC GCAGTACGTCAGAGACACGGTTGTGGGCACCATGGGCCTCAAGGCCACAGGCCGGCTCTGCACCGTGGCCAAGGCCAGGGGACTTCGGGCCTGTAG GGGGGAGCTGAGAGACACCATTCTGGACTGGGAGGACTCATTGCCTGACCGGGACCTGATGCTCGCTGATGAGGCCAGCAG GACCGCAGACCTGTCTGTCACCCTGGGTACCTCGCTGCAGATCCGCCCCAGTGGGAACCTGCCCCTTGCCACTAAGCGCCGCGGAGGCCGTCTGGTCATTGTCAACCTGCAACCCACAAAACAT GACCGCCAGGCTGACCTGCGCATCCACGGCTACGTGGATGAGGTGATGTGCAAACTCATGAAGCATCTGGGGCTGGAGATTCCCGCCTGGGATGGACCCTGCGTGCTAGACAAAGCCCTGCCACCACTGCCGCGCCCAGTAGCACTCAAGGCTGAGCCTCCCGTGCATCTCAATGGTGCAGTGCATGTTTCGTATAAGCCCAAGCCCAACAGCCCTATACTCCACAGGCCCCCCAAAAGAGTGAAGACCGAGGCTGCCCCCAGCTGA
- the Sirt6 gene encoding NAD-dependent protein deacetylase sirtuin-6 isoform X3, translated as MDPESGAIFDPPEELERKVWELARLMWQSSSVVFHTGAGISTASGIPDFRGPHGVWTMEERGLAPKFDTTFENARPSKTHMALVQLERMGFLSFLVSQNVDGLHVRSGFPRDKLAELHGNMFVEECPKCKTQYVRDTVVGTMGLKATGRLCTVAKARGLRACRGELRDTILDWEDSLPDRDLMLADEASRTADLSVTLGTSLQIRPSGNLPLATKRRGGRLVIVNLQPTKHDRQADLRIHGYVDEVMCKLMKHLGLEIPAWDGPCVLDKALPPLPRPVALKAEPPVHLNGAVHVSYKPKPNSPILHRPPKRVKTEAAPS; from the exons ATGGATCCTGAGAGTGGGGCT ATCTTCGACCCACCAGAGGAGCTGGAACGCAAGGTGTGGGAGCTGGCCCGGCTAATGTGGCAGTCCTCCAGCGTGGTTTTCCACACGGGCGCCGGCATCAGCACCGCCTCTGGCATCCCCGACTTCAG GGGCCCCCATGGCGTGTGGACCATGGAGGAACGCGGCCTGGCCCCCAAGTTTGACACCACCTTCGAGAATGCTCGGCCCTCGAAGACCCACATGGCCCTGGTTCAGCTGGAACGCATGggcttcctcagcttcctggtcAGCCAGAACGTAGACGGGCTGCACGTGCGCTCAGGCTTCCCCAG GGACAAGCTGGCAGAGCTGCACGGAAACATGTTTGTAGAGGAATGTCCCAAGTGTAAGAC GCAGTACGTCAGAGACACGGTTGTGGGCACCATGGGCCTCAAGGCCACAGGCCGGCTCTGCACCGTGGCCAAGGCCAGGGGACTTCGGGCCTGTAG GGGGGAGCTGAGAGACACCATTCTGGACTGGGAGGACTCATTGCCTGACCGGGACCTGATGCTCGCTGATGAGGCCAGCAG GACCGCAGACCTGTCTGTCACCCTGGGTACCTCGCTGCAGATCCGCCCCAGTGGGAACCTGCCCCTTGCCACTAAGCGCCGCGGAGGCCGTCTGGTCATTGTCAACCTGCAACCCACAAAACAT GACCGCCAGGCTGACCTGCGCATCCACGGCTACGTGGATGAGGTGATGTGCAAACTCATGAAGCATCTGGGGCTGGAGATTCCCGCCTGGGATGGACCCTGCGTGCTAGACAAAGCCCTGCCACCACTGCCGCGCCCAGTAGCACTCAAGGCTGAGCCTCCCGTGCATCTCAATGGTGCAGTGCATGTTTCGTATAAGCCCAAGCCCAACAGCCCTATACTCCACAGGCCCCCCAAAAGAGTGAAGACCGAGGCTGCCCCCAGCTGA
- the Ankrd24 gene encoding ankyrin repeat domain-containing protein 24, producing MKQLCLCAAASFALRLSPTDLSSCPPCGRCPIPKPAARGRRQGQDWGKSDQRLLQAVENNDVARVASLIAHKGLVPTKLDPEGKSAFHLAAMRGAAGCLEVMLAQGADVMSTDGAGYNALHLAAKYGHPECLKQLLEASCVVDIEDSSGWTALHHAAAGGCLSCSKLLCSFKAHMNPRDRSGATPLIIAAQMCHTDLCRLLLQQGAATNDQDLQGRTALMLACEGGSPETVEVLLQGGAQLNITDALGQDATHYGALTGDKLILQLLHESARRSSPPSASLEEDSGEASSQNSVSSHEKQGAPKKRKAPQPPASTPVPDDRDAYEEIVRLRQERGRLLQKIRGLEQHKERRRKEAEASSVHSLERQVQELQQMLAEKQVEKESLGREVESLQSRLSLLENERENTSYDVATLQDEEGEMPDFPGADALMPKNQSPSAEEIVASLQEQVAQLTRQNQELLEKVQILEEFEKDEAQMAEESQPEVVPLVLYESLRAELEQLRRQYTEAMHAQQQQQEGEPPRVQGEETAYQEIKDKGITIQNGPSVPDLNGTTYAETTANGMELQAGGSKGVLNTEAGVSEAAPIEPEAAGSEATGKDRVAAEEMDTSATMAEALNVKALGDNAESEPVAAEDTAGKENPGMKADEVDVLAQAGLAGTVIRNMEAIGVRDTGIQATGLEAKAVKTTGVQATVAEVIGVQTTAIEAIGIKDTTQEATEADCTGAQDTAMEPTGAQATVTETTEAETSGTEDPCAAILHPGAAAAALQAELETRIRGLEEALRRREREAAAELEAARGRFAEAEAEAEEAARGRSRELEALRELLATATATGERARTEAAELRQALAASEARVAELSSTVDAAREELERMRGASVPADEHEHALGALRDHVTRLQAQLADLARRHEKTSAEVFQVQREALFMKSERHAAEAQLATAEQQLRGLRTEAERARQAQSRAQEALDKAKEKDKKITDLSKEVFTLKEALKLQQSTPASSKEEEALRGQVTALQQQIQEEAREHGAVVALYRTHLLYAIQGQMDEDVQCILSQILQMQRLQAQGR from the exons ATGAAGCAGCTATGCCTGTGCGCTGCTGCCTCCTTTGCG CTCCGGCTCAGCCCCACCGACCTCAGCTCCTGCCCACCCTGTGGCCGGTGCCCTATCCCGAAACCCGCAGCCAGAGGCAGGCGCCAG GGCCAAGACTGGGGCAAAAGTGACCAGCGACTGCTCCAGGCAGTGGAGAACAACGATGTGGCCAGAGTGGCCTCGTTGATCGCCCACAAGGGGCTGGTGCCTACAAAATTGGACCCCGAGGGCAAGTCTGC GTTCCACTTAGCAGCCATGAGGGGTGCGGCGGGGTGTCTGGAAGTGATGCTGGCTCAAGGTGCCGATGTCATGAGCACGGATGGAGCAG GTTACAATGCCCTTCACCTGGCAGCCAAGTACGGGCACCCAGAGTGTCTGAAGCAACTCTTGGAG GCTTCCTGCGTGGTGGACATCGAGGACAGCAGTGGGTGGACAGCCCTTCACCATGCAG CCGCTGGTGGTTGTCTGTCCTGCTCAAAGCTGCTCTGTTCCTTTAAGGCACACATGAACCCCCGGGATCGG TCGGGTGCCACACCCCTCATCATAGCGGCTCAGATGTGTCACACAGATCTGTGCCGCCTCCTCCTACAGCAGGGGGCTGCCACAAACGACCAGGACCTGCAAGGCAG GACAGCCTTGATGCTGGCATGTGAGGGGGGCAGCCCCGAGACCGTTGAAGTACTCCTGCAGGGTGGAGCCCAGTTGAACATCACTGATGCACTTGGCCAGGATGCCACTCACTATGGAGCCCTGACTGGAGACAAACTCATCTTGCAGCTTCTACACGAGTCTGCACGGCGCTCTTCACCTCCCAGTG cctctctaGAGGAGGACTCCGGAGAGGCCTCATCCCAG AACTCAGTGTCGAGCCATGAGAAACAAGGAGCCCCCAAGAAGAGGAAGGCACCCCAGCCTCCAGCCAGCACACCAGTTCCT GACGATCGGGATGCTTATGAGGAGATTGTGCGCCTGAGACAAGAGAGAGGCCGGCTTCTGCAGAAGATCAGGGGCCTGGAACAGCACAAGGAACGGAGGAGGAAGGAG GCGGAGGCCAGCTCAGTGCACAGCCTGGAGAGACAG GTGCAGGAGCTGCAACAGATGCTGGCGGAGAAGCAGGTGGAGAAGGAAAGCCTGGGCCGGGAGGTGGAGAGCCTGCAGAGCCGTCTgtccctgctggag aatgagagagaaaacacaagctATGATGTAGCTACCCTGCAGGATGAGGAGGGTGAGATGCCTGACTTCCCAG gagctgatgcactgATGCCAAAGAACCAGAGTCCATCAGCAGAGGAAATAGTTGCTTCCCTACAGGAGCAGGTGGCTCAGCTCACTAGGCAGAACCAGGAGCTGCTGGAAAAGGtccag atccTTGAGGAGTTTGAAAAGGATGAGGCGCAGATGGCAGAAGAAAGTCAGCCTGAGGTCGTCCCCCTGGTCTTGTATGAATCCTTACGGGCAGAGCTTGAGCAGCTTCGGAGGCAATACACAGAGGCCATGCAtgcgcagcagcagcagcaagaggggGAGCCACCCAGGGTTCAAGGAGAAGAGACAGCATACCAGGAAATCAAGGATAAGGGAATCACTATCCAGAATGGACCCAGCGTCCCAGACCTCAATGGCACCACATATGCAGAAACCACAGCAAATGGAATGGAACTCCAAGCAGGAGGCTCCAAGGGCGTCCTGAACACTGAAGCAGGGGTTTCAGAAGCAGCACCCATAGAACCCGAGGCTGCAGGTTCAGAGGCCACGGGGAAAGACAGAGTGGCAGCCGAGGAAATGGACACTAGTGCTACTATGGCTGAGGCCCTAAATGTTAAAGCTCTAGGCGACAATGCCGAAAGTGAGCCAGTGGCTGCCGAAGATACAGCAGGAAAAGAGAATCCAGGAATGAAAGCTGATGAGGTGGATGTGTTGGCACAGGCAGGGCTCGCAGGAACAGTGATTAGAAACATGGAGGCCATCGGAGTGCGGGATACAGGAATTCAGGCCACAGGATTAGAGGCTAAAGCAGTGAAGACCACTGGAGTGCAGGCCACAGTGGCGGAGGTCATAGGAGTGCAGACCACAGCGATAGAAGCCATAGGAATCAAGGACACCACCCAGGAGGCCACGGAGGCAGACTGCACCGGAGCGCAGGACACAGCTATGGAGCCCACGGGGGCACAGGCCACTGTGACAGAGACTACGGAAGCCGAGACCAGCGGCACGGAGGACCCTTGCGCTGCGATCCTGCACCCgggagcggcggcggcggcgctgcAGGCCGAGCTGGAGACCCGGATCCGCGGTCTGGAGGAGGCGCTACGCAGGAGGGAGCGGGAGGCTGCGGCCGAGCTAGAGGCTGCTCGGGGCCGTTTTGCAGAGGCGGAGGCAGAAGCGGAGGAGGCTGCGCGGGGGCGGAGCCGCGAGCTAGAGGCGCTTCGGGAATTGCTGGCCACGGCCACGGCCACCGGCGAGCGCGCACGCACAGAGGCTGCGGAGTTGCGCCAAGCGCTAGCCGCCTCCGAGGCTCGGGTCGCCGAACTCAGCTCTACGGTGGACGCCGCTCGCGAGGAGCTGGAACGCATGCGCGGGGCCTCGGTCCCTGCGGACGAGCACGAGCACGCGCTGGGCGCCCTGCGCGACCACGTGACCCGGCTGCAGGCTCAGCTGGCGGACTTGGCGCGCAGGCACGAGAAGACTAGCGCAGAGGTCTTCCAG GTGCAGCGTGAGGCATTGTTTATGAAGAGCGAGAGGCACGCAGCCGAGGCCCAGCTGGCCACGGCCGAGCAGCAGCTCCGGGGGCTTCGTACAGAGGCCGAGAGGGCGCGCCAGGCCCAGAGCCGTGCCCAGGAGGCCCTGGACAAAGCCAAGGAGAAGGACAAGAAG ATCACAGACCTGTCCAAAGAAGTCTTTACACTGAAGGAGGCTCTGAAGTTGCAGCAGTCCACCCCAGCCAGCTCCAAGGAGGAGGAGGCTCTACGCGGCCAGGTGACAGCCCTGCAGCAGCAGATACAG GAGGAGGCCCGGGAGCATGGCGCTGTGGTGGCTTTATACCGCACCCATCTCCTGTATGCCATTCAG